From Spirosoma aerolatum, one genomic window encodes:
- the topA gene encoding type I DNA topoisomerase, protein MSKNLVIVESPAKAKTIEGYLGKDFLVKSSFGHVRDLPKDGLAVDVANGFQPSYEISPDKKKLVSELKSLAKSAEEVWLATDDDREGEAISWHLKEALGLRDNTKRIVFREITKNAILNAIKTPRTIDVDLVNAQQARRVLDRLVGYELSPVLWRKIKGGSTGLSAGRVQSVALRLVVEREREIDKHSAKSSFKVTAQFIVDGSKVLNAELPKNFQTSGEARKFLEACIGATFTIKNLEVKPAKKSPAPPFTTSTLQQEASRKLSYSVDRTMRLAQNLYEAGKISYMRTDSTNLSQEAIDKAKAEIETEFGPKYVQTRQFKTKNESAQEAHEAIRPTNFNDRNAGADRDQKRLYELIWKRAIASQMADAQLERTIVTIGIKFANGTQLEQDLSFDVFDEDYDPKKQVKFNPQAQSQNTTFPSELVAQGEVIKFDGFLRVYLESKDDEDDEEAKGMLPPLTIGQLLNLGQMKATEKFTRPQPRYAEASLVKKLEEMGIGRPSTYAPTISTIINRGYVIKQDKPGQERKYQEFTLQQNHITETSGKETFGSEKAKLFPTNTGIVVNDFLVEYFPDIVNYQFTATVEKEFDEIADGKINWQKMLEGFYGDFHKNIEEIQGSSVGSFKTGARDLGLDPASGKPVSARLGKYGAYVQIGEASDDDKPRFANLRDGQLIETISLQEALDLFALPREVGFFEDKAMTIGIGKFGPYVKHDDKYVSLTKEDDPYSIDAERAIQLIQQKRAEALGESLGDYLGKPVTTGKGRFGPYVKYDEKYISLPRNESIAGLTLERAIELIEAKRQQEANKYIKEFAERPEIKVVNGQYGPYLAVGKRNVRIPKDVDPATLTLEDCLALAGDDPAATKAPAKKAAASKAPGKAAATKKPAATKKVASKK, encoded by the coding sequence ATGTCGAAAAACTTAGTCATAGTGGAGTCGCCGGCGAAGGCGAAAACCATCGAAGGCTATCTGGGTAAGGACTTTTTGGTAAAGTCCAGCTTTGGCCACGTACGTGACCTCCCCAAAGATGGGCTGGCCGTCGATGTTGCCAATGGCTTTCAACCCTCGTATGAAATATCCCCCGATAAAAAGAAATTAGTCAGTGAACTCAAATCCCTGGCAAAGTCGGCGGAAGAAGTCTGGCTGGCCACTGACGATGACCGCGAAGGTGAAGCCATTTCGTGGCATTTAAAGGAAGCCCTGGGCCTGCGCGATAATACCAAGCGCATTGTCTTCCGTGAAATCACCAAAAATGCGATTCTGAATGCGATTAAAACGCCCCGCACCATTGATGTCGACCTGGTCAATGCCCAGCAGGCCCGCCGGGTTCTGGACCGTTTAGTCGGGTATGAACTGTCGCCGGTGTTGTGGCGGAAGATTAAAGGGGGTAGTACAGGTCTGTCGGCAGGTCGGGTACAATCAGTCGCTTTGCGGCTGGTGGTCGAGCGCGAACGGGAGATTGACAAGCACTCGGCTAAATCGTCGTTTAAAGTCACGGCTCAGTTTATTGTCGATGGCTCTAAGGTATTGAATGCCGAGTTACCCAAGAACTTCCAAACCTCCGGCGAAGCCCGCAAGTTTCTGGAAGCCTGCATTGGGGCAACATTCACCATCAAGAATCTGGAGGTCAAACCAGCCAAGAAATCGCCCGCTCCGCCTTTTACAACCTCTACCCTACAGCAGGAAGCTTCGCGTAAGCTCAGCTATTCGGTAGACCGGACCATGCGCCTGGCGCAGAACCTGTACGAAGCCGGTAAGATTTCGTACATGCGAACCGACTCGACCAATCTGTCGCAGGAAGCCATCGATAAGGCCAAAGCCGAGATTGAAACTGAGTTTGGGCCTAAATACGTACAGACCCGTCAGTTTAAAACGAAAAACGAATCGGCCCAGGAAGCCCACGAAGCCATCCGGCCGACTAATTTCAACGACCGGAATGCAGGGGCCGACCGCGATCAGAAACGGCTTTACGAACTGATCTGGAAACGCGCCATTGCCTCCCAAATGGCCGATGCACAACTCGAACGGACCATCGTTACAATCGGTATCAAGTTTGCTAATGGCACTCAACTTGAGCAGGATCTGAGTTTCGATGTGTTTGATGAGGATTACGATCCGAAGAAGCAGGTTAAATTTAACCCGCAGGCGCAGTCCCAAAATACAACCTTCCCTAGCGAACTCGTTGCCCAGGGCGAAGTCATTAAGTTTGATGGGTTTCTACGCGTTTACCTCGAATCGAAAGACGACGAGGACGATGAAGAGGCTAAAGGCATGTTGCCACCGCTTACCATTGGTCAGCTACTGAACCTCGGCCAGATGAAAGCCACGGAGAAATTTACCCGCCCCCAGCCCCGTTATGCAGAAGCTTCGCTGGTAAAAAAACTGGAAGAAATGGGCATCGGTCGCCCATCGACATACGCACCGACCATTTCAACCATCATCAACCGGGGGTATGTAATCAAACAGGACAAGCCGGGTCAGGAACGGAAGTATCAGGAATTCACCCTCCAGCAGAATCACATTACCGAAACCAGCGGCAAAGAAACCTTCGGTTCCGAGAAGGCGAAGCTTTTCCCAACGAATACGGGGATTGTGGTGAATGATTTTCTGGTCGAATATTTTCCCGACATTGTTAATTACCAGTTTACAGCAACGGTCGAGAAAGAGTTTGACGAAATTGCTGATGGCAAGATCAACTGGCAGAAAATGCTGGAAGGTTTCTACGGCGATTTCCACAAGAATATCGAAGAAATTCAGGGATCGTCGGTTGGGTCGTTTAAGACTGGAGCCCGCGATTTAGGTCTGGACCCGGCTTCAGGCAAACCCGTATCGGCCCGACTGGGTAAATACGGCGCCTACGTACAGATTGGGGAAGCCAGCGACGACGACAAACCCCGCTTTGCGAATCTGCGTGATGGGCAACTCATTGAAACCATTTCCTTGCAGGAAGCCCTCGATTTGTTTGCCCTGCCCCGCGAAGTTGGTTTCTTCGAAGACAAGGCTATGACCATTGGCATTGGTAAGTTTGGCCCCTACGTGAAGCACGACGACAAGTACGTATCCCTAACGAAGGAAGATGACCCCTATTCGATTGATGCTGAGCGGGCTATCCAGCTTATCCAGCAAAAACGCGCCGAAGCACTTGGCGAATCGCTGGGCGATTACCTTGGCAAACCCGTTACCACCGGTAAAGGTCGTTTTGGTCCGTATGTAAAGTACGATGAGAAGTATATTTCGCTTCCCCGGAATGAGTCGATTGCTGGATTAACGCTTGAACGCGCTATTGAGCTGATCGAAGCAAAACGCCAGCAGGAAGCGAATAAATACATTAAGGAGTTTGCCGAACGCCCGGAAATCAAAGTAGTGAACGGGCAATATGGTCCGTATCTGGCTGTTGGTAAGCGAAATGTCCGCATCCCGAAAGATGTTGACCCCGCTACCCTCACCCTGGAAGACTGCCTGGCACTGGCGGGTGACGACCCAGCCGCTACGAAAGCACCGGCTAAAAAAGCCGCTGCCTCGAAAGCACCAGGTAAAGCGGCTGCCACAAAAAAGCCTGCGGCTACCAAAAAAGTAGCATCGAAGAAATAG
- a CDS encoding ATP-binding protein, with product MKTFLFLFWGWLGLIASVKAQHNLPPVFEISTDSAFFRLDTTYFQILEDVNGVFTVKQVLNHPAFRHDKFFARDRHAHTYWIRMRLKNARPHPLRIYYCDFNSDYIDLYRQDSTGQWQHQQTGDLVPYSELPIHNGTPDRARLFFTLAPGQETTLYERAHNTFWHPPLTYLSPQLQTEQGRIEAVFKNIVTEKGWKNYLIEGIIIGILFLASCYNLFVYYSIKDRVYLYFGVCLLFFVVDRNYYRLQLAFFEEYPYEVKLIANFFFIIFFIFFVQSIRKLLQPPSSLARLDKIISTTLILTVVANIVQIIGFSTPIIPKDEWALLIEVLIRFIYGLCMFMAYRRMKQGLLEARYLLLALTPLFLLWLFTLTTAILGMYFNVDLPRIIYENVEYVESACFAWMIIVFTGALMNRYKLIRQQVIQQAIEKEQLEKEQEIERNRLIAAQNERLEREVEARTAALRHSLEELKTTQDQLIQQEKLASLGELTAGIAHEIQNPLNFVNNFSDVSTELVEELKEGPIQQLPDSEKAYAEEIMGDLIQNLQKITHHGKRADSIVKGMLAHSRSASGQKQPTKLNELVEEFLRIAYHGLRAKDKSFNVELQLNLDPSIGLVNLVPQDIGRVLLNLYNNAFYAIQSKQKQADKDFQPLVLVRTKADEGFVIICVRDNGIGIPNEILHKIYQPFFTTKPTGQGTGLGLSLSYDIITKGHNGDIQVHTQPGEGTEFIIKLPN from the coding sequence GTGAAAACATTTCTTTTTCTTTTTTGGGGATGGTTAGGCTTGATCGCTTCCGTAAAGGCGCAACACAACCTGCCTCCAGTATTCGAAATAAGCACAGATTCAGCTTTCTTCCGGCTTGACACGACTTATTTCCAGATTCTGGAGGATGTAAATGGCGTATTTACCGTCAAACAAGTACTAAATCATCCCGCTTTCCGACACGATAAATTCTTTGCGCGCGATCGTCACGCCCATACTTACTGGATTCGAATGCGCCTTAAAAACGCCCGGCCTCACCCATTACGCATTTACTATTGCGACTTCAACAGCGACTACATTGATTTATACAGACAGGACAGTACGGGGCAATGGCAGCATCAGCAAACGGGTGACCTCGTCCCGTATAGCGAACTACCGATCCATAACGGTACCCCTGACCGAGCCCGACTTTTTTTCACCCTGGCACCTGGTCAGGAAACCACACTTTATGAGCGGGCTCACAATACCTTCTGGCATCCACCCCTTACCTATTTGTCGCCCCAGTTACAAACCGAACAGGGACGTATAGAAGCCGTCTTCAAAAACATAGTGACCGAAAAAGGCTGGAAAAATTACCTTATTGAAGGGATAATTATCGGTATATTATTCCTGGCCTCCTGCTATAATTTATTCGTCTATTATTCAATCAAGGACAGAGTCTATCTTTATTTCGGCGTTTGTCTGTTATTCTTCGTGGTAGATCGGAATTATTACCGCCTTCAGTTAGCCTTTTTTGAAGAATATCCGTACGAGGTCAAACTAATTGCTAATTTTTTCTTCATTATCTTTTTTATCTTTTTCGTACAATCGATTCGGAAGTTACTTCAGCCACCCTCATCCTTAGCCCGGCTGGACAAGATCATTTCGACTACGCTGATCTTAACTGTAGTAGCTAATATCGTACAGATTATTGGCTTTAGTACGCCGATTATCCCGAAGGACGAATGGGCCCTACTGATCGAAGTACTGATCCGGTTCATCTACGGCCTTTGTATGTTCATGGCGTATCGCCGGATGAAGCAGGGTTTACTGGAAGCTCGGTATCTCCTGCTGGCCCTTACTCCACTTTTCCTGCTCTGGCTTTTCACACTGACGACCGCAATACTAGGTATGTACTTTAATGTAGATCTTCCCCGAATCATTTATGAAAATGTGGAATATGTAGAAAGTGCATGCTTCGCCTGGATGATTATCGTATTTACCGGGGCACTTATGAATCGATATAAACTGATTCGACAACAGGTCATTCAGCAGGCGATTGAAAAAGAACAGCTCGAAAAAGAACAGGAAATTGAACGAAACCGATTGATTGCGGCACAGAACGAACGCCTGGAGCGCGAAGTAGAAGCCCGAACAGCGGCTTTAAGGCATTCACTGGAAGAGCTAAAAACGACTCAGGATCAACTAATTCAACAGGAAAAGCTGGCCTCCTTAGGGGAATTGACGGCTGGTATTGCCCACGAAATCCAGAACCCGCTCAACTTCGTGAACAATTTCTCCGATGTATCGACCGAACTGGTTGAAGAATTAAAAGAGGGCCCCATCCAGCAACTGCCCGACTCCGAAAAAGCCTATGCGGAGGAAATTATGGGCGACTTGATACAGAACTTGCAAAAAATTACGCACCACGGTAAACGGGCCGATTCGATTGTGAAAGGCATGCTGGCACACAGCCGAAGTGCCAGTGGACAAAAGCAACCGACAAAACTGAACGAACTGGTCGAAGAATTTTTGCGCATCGCTTACCACGGGCTACGCGCCAAAGACAAATCGTTTAATGTTGAGCTACAACTTAACCTCGATCCTTCGATTGGCCTGGTCAATCTGGTGCCGCAGGATATAGGCCGGGTATTACTTAACCTATACAACAATGCCTTTTATGCAATCCAGTCCAAACAAAAACAAGCCGATAAGGACTTCCAGCCGCTAGTACTGGTCCGAACAAAAGCGGATGAAGGCTTTGTAATCATCTGTGTGCGTGACAATGGGATAGGCATTCCCAACGAAATTCTTCACAAAATCTATCAGCCATTTTTTACCACGAAACCGACTGGTCAGGGCACTGGGCTGGGGCTATCGTTGAGTTACGACATTATCACCAAAGGGCACAACGGCGACATTCAGGTCCATACCCAGCCAGGAGAGGGCACAGAATTCATTATTAAACTACCTAATTAG
- a CDS encoding nucleoside hydrolase, which translates to MLTSRRKFIGALSVGTASTFLPAMTLASAKTKLKTVDSRKRIILDTDTATDDALAVLMAVSSPKLAVEAITIAVGNVGFEQQTKNALYTLELAGKSGQIPVYQGSARPLTREVHGTATYVHGSDGMSDSFFPDPKQKPEKEHAVDAIIRLVNANPGELTIVAIGPLTNIALALLKEPAIAKKVKGLYFMGGFYKFYGNINPGATYNAWVDPEAARIVFQSGIPITTVGFDVSVKSSVFTDDDYNQVATLGTKYSDFFMKINRIRRKYCKEHQKMNGSNHPDAITVAAVIDPTLVTQSVSRFVDVETRGELMLGALAIDELGVWKKAPNATICVEADESRFKKLVFDTLKIS; encoded by the coding sequence ATGTTAACGTCAAGACGCAAATTTATTGGTGCCCTTTCGGTCGGTACGGCCTCGACATTTTTGCCTGCCATGACGCTTGCGTCTGCTAAAACGAAACTCAAAACGGTCGATTCCCGAAAACGAATCATACTGGATACGGATACGGCTACCGACGATGCGCTGGCCGTATTAATGGCAGTGAGTTCGCCAAAGCTGGCTGTTGAGGCTATTACCATCGCCGTAGGAAACGTTGGCTTTGAACAGCAGACAAAAAATGCACTCTACACGCTTGAACTGGCGGGGAAGTCGGGGCAGATTCCGGTGTATCAGGGCTCGGCCCGGCCACTGACCCGTGAGGTGCATGGAACGGCAACGTATGTGCATGGGAGCGATGGCATGAGTGATTCGTTTTTTCCGGACCCTAAGCAAAAACCCGAGAAAGAACACGCCGTTGATGCCATCATTCGACTTGTCAACGCCAATCCGGGGGAACTGACCATTGTGGCCATCGGGCCATTGACCAACATCGCGCTGGCTCTGCTGAAAGAACCGGCCATTGCCAAAAAGGTAAAAGGGCTGTATTTCATGGGAGGCTTTTATAAGTTTTACGGAAATATCAATCCGGGAGCGACCTATAATGCCTGGGTAGACCCCGAAGCTGCCCGCATAGTGTTTCAGTCGGGTATTCCAATTACGACAGTTGGCTTCGATGTAAGTGTAAAAAGTTCCGTTTTTACCGACGACGATTATAATCAGGTGGCTACGTTAGGGACGAAATATTCCGATTTTTTTATGAAAATCAACCGCATTCGTCGAAAGTATTGCAAAGAGCATCAGAAAATGAATGGCTCCAATCACCCCGATGCGATCACTGTAGCAGCCGTAATCGACCCGACGCTGGTAACCCAGTCTGTATCACGCTTTGTCGATGTGGAAACACGGGGTGAACTGATGCTGGGCGCGTTGGCAATCGATGAGTTAGGTGTATGGAAAAAAGCCCCAAACGCCACTATTTGTGTAGAGGCTGATGAGTCCCGGTTTAAGAAATTGGTATTCGATACCTTGAAAATAAGTTAA
- a CDS encoding aminotransferase class III-fold pyridoxal phosphate-dependent enzyme has translation MLDTISFTEKEEVLQDNFDSTVFVWSKQQGISPIAVKYAKGVYLYDYDNKRYIDFSSGLMNVNIGHGNQRITEAVVRQMQEVSYVTPYCVTKVRGELGKKLAEICPGDLNKAYFTLCGATSIEAALKMARSYTGRHKIISRYQSYHGATYGALSVGGDPRKLPDDAQQAPNFVHVDIPYRYRWNHDEASMLTDSVEQLERIIAYEGPGNIAAILLEGESGTSGCLQYPDGYLKAVRDICDQYGILLIIDEVMSGFGRTGKWFGFENHGIVPDMVTMAKGITSGYIPFGCLMITDKIAAKYNDTVLATGMTYNAHPVGCAAALETIKIYEDENLIENAAEMGRYVAQQAELMKQKHPCIGDFRTTGLLGCFEIVKNRATKAPMAPFNAKPEDMAVMSKVAAKIKELGMYTFVRWSYVFVAPPLCVTKEQIDEGLGIISEALRIADEYVE, from the coding sequence ATGCTGGATACCATTTCATTTACTGAAAAAGAAGAAGTTCTTCAGGACAATTTTGACTCAACCGTTTTTGTCTGGAGCAAGCAGCAGGGGATTTCACCCATCGCGGTGAAGTATGCAAAAGGGGTGTATCTGTATGATTATGACAACAAACGGTATATCGACTTCTCATCTGGTCTGATGAACGTCAATATCGGTCACGGCAATCAGCGGATTACCGAAGCGGTCGTTCGACAGATGCAGGAAGTTAGCTATGTTACGCCTTATTGTGTGACTAAAGTGCGGGGGGAACTGGGTAAAAAACTAGCCGAAATCTGCCCCGGCGATCTGAATAAGGCGTATTTCACCCTATGCGGAGCCACATCCATCGAAGCCGCGCTGAAAATGGCCCGGTCCTATACCGGACGGCATAAAATAATCAGCCGATATCAGTCCTATCATGGGGCCACCTATGGCGCTTTATCGGTAGGAGGAGACCCCCGAAAACTCCCCGACGATGCACAGCAGGCACCTAATTTTGTTCATGTTGACATTCCCTATCGCTACCGCTGGAACCACGACGAAGCGAGTATGTTAACCGATTCGGTGGAGCAACTTGAACGCATTATTGCCTATGAAGGGCCGGGTAATATTGCTGCTATTCTGCTCGAGGGCGAATCAGGTACTTCAGGCTGTTTACAATATCCAGACGGGTATCTGAAGGCCGTTCGCGACATTTGTGATCAATACGGTATTCTATTGATTATTGATGAGGTAATGAGCGGATTTGGCCGGACGGGTAAGTGGTTTGGCTTTGAAAACCACGGTATTGTGCCCGATATGGTGACCATGGCGAAGGGGATCACGAGTGGCTATATACCCTTTGGCTGCCTGATGATAACGGATAAAATTGCGGCAAAGTACAACGATACTGTGCTGGCAACCGGTATGACCTACAATGCCCATCCCGTCGGTTGTGCGGCTGCGCTGGAAACAATCAAAATTTACGAAGACGAGAACCTGATCGAGAATGCAGCTGAGATGGGGCGTTACGTTGCCCAGCAGGCAGAACTGATGAAGCAAAAGCATCCATGTATTGGAGACTTCCGAACGACAGGGTTACTGGGGTGTTTTGAAATCGTCAAAAATCGGGCCACCAAAGCACCGATGGCTCCCTTCAATGCTAAACCTGAGGATATGGCCGTAATGAGCAAAGTCGCGGCAAAAATCAAGGAGTTGGGTATGTATACGTTCGTACGCTGGAGTTATGTGTTCGTGGCTCCACCTCTTTGTGTAACGAAAGAACAAATCGATGAAGGACTGGGTATAATCAGTGAGGCTCTGCGCATTGCTGATGAATATGTTGAGTAA
- a CDS encoding CoA-acylating methylmalonate-semialdehyde dehydrogenase: MKYKPVQNYINGTFVDAVGDQTLDVISPVDGSHLSTVPLSTATDLDRAVQAAQAAFPTWSRTTLKERVQVFFRYKALLEKNLKELALLVQEENGKTYEEAVAEIEKGAELSEFACSLPQIVTGEILEVSRGVECRTERVPLGVVASIVPFNFPSMVPNWTIPNAIALGNCMIIKPSEKVPLSVGRLAELLEEAGLPKGVFNIVHGDSEVVNAICDHPGIEAVSFVGSTNIAKRVYQRATSNFKRCLALGGAKNHLIVLPDAIPSMTAQNITASMAGCAGQRCMAASAMVAVGPVDHIIEKLCEEARKVVPGKNLGAVINRASKERIERYITEAEEQGAKVLVDGRNPTVEGKEAGTYVGPTVIDYVRPDMAIAQEEIFGPVISIMRTKTVDEALAIENANPYGNAAAVFTQNGGMARYVMDRASAGMVGVNVGVPVPREPFSFGGWNESRFGVGDITGKSSIEFWTKLKKTTTKWNPEAGINWMS, from the coding sequence ATGAAGTATAAGCCCGTTCAGAATTACATAAATGGAACATTTGTCGATGCGGTTGGCGATCAAACGCTGGATGTAATTTCACCCGTAGATGGTTCGCATTTATCGACCGTTCCGTTATCGACCGCTACGGATTTGGACAGGGCGGTACAAGCGGCACAGGCGGCTTTTCCAACCTGGAGTCGGACCACTCTGAAAGAACGGGTGCAGGTCTTTTTTCGCTACAAAGCGCTGCTGGAAAAGAATCTGAAAGAGTTGGCGCTACTCGTGCAGGAAGAGAACGGAAAGACCTATGAGGAGGCCGTTGCTGAAATTGAAAAAGGGGCTGAATTATCAGAGTTTGCCTGTTCGCTGCCGCAGATTGTCACGGGTGAAATTCTGGAGGTAAGTCGCGGAGTCGAGTGCCGAACCGAACGTGTACCATTGGGGGTAGTGGCTAGTATCGTGCCGTTCAATTTTCCGAGTATGGTGCCGAACTGGACTATACCCAATGCCATAGCGTTGGGCAATTGCATGATTATCAAGCCGTCGGAAAAAGTGCCGCTAAGCGTCGGACGACTGGCCGAATTATTGGAGGAAGCCGGGTTGCCCAAGGGCGTGTTCAACATTGTTCACGGCGATAGTGAAGTGGTTAATGCTATCTGCGACCATCCCGGTATCGAAGCAGTATCGTTTGTCGGATCGACCAACATTGCGAAACGGGTGTACCAGCGGGCTACGAGCAACTTTAAACGGTGCCTGGCCCTGGGTGGTGCCAAAAACCACCTGATCGTTCTGCCCGATGCTATACCATCTATGACGGCGCAAAACATTACGGCATCGATGGCGGGTTGTGCCGGTCAACGTTGTATGGCTGCTTCGGCGATGGTGGCCGTTGGGCCCGTCGATCATATTATTGAGAAATTGTGTGAGGAAGCGCGGAAAGTGGTGCCGGGTAAAAACCTGGGGGCCGTTATCAACCGGGCGTCGAAAGAGCGAATCGAACGCTATATTACCGAAGCGGAAGAGCAGGGGGCTAAAGTACTCGTTGATGGGCGCAACCCGACTGTAGAAGGTAAAGAAGCAGGTACCTACGTTGGGCCGACAGTTATCGACTACGTTCGGCCCGATATGGCGATTGCCCAGGAGGAGATTTTTGGCCCGGTGATCAGCATCATGCGGACGAAAACCGTCGATGAGGCCCTGGCCATTGAAAATGCGAATCCATATGGCAATGCGGCAGCGGTATTTACCCAAAATGGAGGAATGGCCCGCTACGTCATGGATCGGGCAAGTGCCGGTATGGTGGGGGTTAATGTGGGCGTGCCCGTTCCGCGTGAACCCTTTTCATTTGGTGGCTGGAACGAGAGCCGATTTGGGGTTGGTGATATTACGGGCAAAAGCTCGATCGAATTCTGGACGAAGTTGAAGAAAACCACGACCAAATGGAACCCTGAAGCGGGTATAAATTGGATGAGTTAG
- a CDS encoding Lrp/AsnC family transcriptional regulator yields MEKTSSVLDDLDFAILSCLQRDGRMSFTEIAEQLNVSVGTARTRLNRLLEEGVLSIVGRVDPDKVGFRAYAHIAVYVRPATLKEPVALLIAQLPEVSFLASTSGDYDLEVDVMCPTNHDLVEFINEISKIEGVYQTKTTLYFKVYKYAQPDLNILSGKSST; encoded by the coding sequence ATGGAAAAGACTAGTAGCGTACTGGACGATCTTGATTTCGCCATTCTTTCCTGCCTTCAGAGAGATGGCCGAATGTCGTTTACCGAAATTGCGGAACAGTTGAATGTATCAGTTGGAACGGCCCGAACGCGGCTGAATCGACTGCTCGAAGAAGGCGTTCTCAGCATTGTTGGTCGGGTAGATCCTGATAAGGTCGGTTTTCGGGCATATGCACATATCGCCGTTTACGTGCGGCCAGCGACGTTGAAAGAGCCAGTCGCCTTACTAATTGCTCAATTGCCTGAAGTTAGTTTTCTGGCCAGTACCTCTGGTGATTATGATCTGGAAGTAGATGTAATGTGCCCAACCAACCACGATCTGGTCGAGTTTATTAACGAAATTTCGAAGATTGAAGGGGTTTATCAAACCAAAACCACCCTGTATTTTAAGGTATATAAATACGCTCAGCCTGATCTGAATATTTTATCTGGTAAATCGTCAACCTGA